The following nucleotide sequence is from Phycisphaerales bacterium.
TGTTCACAATCCAGCTGCCGCAGGCGGTGTACGCTGTGAACCCCAGGGCCGATTCAGCGTGGGGTTCGTTCGTGTTCGGCATCATGACGGCGGTGCTCGGCCTGCCGTGCTTCGGCTTCGTCGCCGGGGCGCTACTGGCGGGCGTGGCGGCGATGCCTCCGTTGAAGATCATGGTGATCTTCATCTCGCTGGGTGTCGGAATGGGCGGGCCGTACATCGTGCTTTCCGCCAACCCGAAGTGGCTCGACCGCCTGCCGCGCACCGGACCGGCGAGCGAACTGGTCAAGCAGGTCATGGGCCTGCTGCTGCTTGCCGCGGCGGCGTTCTTCATCGGAGCCGGGCTCATCGCGCTGGTGCGTGAGAAGCCCTACCTGTCGCACCAGTTGCACTGGTGGGCGGTGGCGTTGTTTGCGGCGCTGGCCGGGTTGTGGCTGATCGTGCGGACGTACCAGATCACGGCGCGCCTCAAGCCGCGCATCGTTTTTTCGATTGTCGGCTTGTTCCTGGGGGCGATCGCCGTGCTCTACGCCGCCGGCCAGACCGCCAGATCGCGCGCGGACTGGCTCGTGCACCAGGAAGCGCTGGCCAAGGCCGGCGGCGGCGCCGTCTACATCCACGGCGCGTGGAACGAGTACACGCCGGCGGCGTTTGAAAAGGCCCGCGCCGACGGACACATCGTCGTGGCCGACTTCACCGCCGAGTGGTGCCTGAATTGCAAGATCATCAAGGCGGCCGTGCTCAACAAGGAGCCGGTCCTGAGCACCCTCAACAGCGACGACGTCGTGAAGTTCGTTGTCGATCTCACGAGCAACAGCGCGCCGGGCTGGACGTACATCAAGGAACTCGGCCAGACGGGCATTCCCTTGCTGGCGATCTACACGCCCGGCAGCGATGATCCGTGGTTGAGCAACGCTTACACATCCCAGCAGGTGCTTGATGCGATCGCGGCAGCTCGCTCAAGTCGAGACCAGGCTGCGCGCTCTCCGGTGATGCGTGAATACTCCGCAGAAGCATTCGAGGAGGCACTCGATTCTGGTGCGGTTGTCTTCCTCGTTTTCTACGCGGAGTGGGACCTGACCAACGTGTTGCTCCACCGTCAAATCGTTGAAAGTGAGGCCGTGCGCAGCGAACTGTTGAAGCCCGGCACGATCGGATTCGAGGTCGACGTGACGTCGAATCAGGCGCCAGGATGGGACCTGCTCAAACAGCTGGACTCGCCTGGCCCTCCCAGCGTCGCGATATATGGGCCGGAACGTGACTCGCCGCGGATCGACACTTTGGGTCCGCTGGCGCTGGCTGAAGCAATTGCGGCGGCCCGATCATCGGATGGAACGGCGAAGGCTGATCCATAAAGGGTTCGCTCACGCCGACGCTCGCTGCCCCCACTCCTGCCGCAGCAGGCCATACACCCACTGGTCCACGAACCGCCCTCCGATGAGGTGATGCCCTCGAAGCGTGCCTTCGTGCACGAAGCCGAGACGCTCGATCAGGCGGCGCGAGGCCTCATTGCCAACGCTGATGGTTGCAAAGAGCCGAACGAGATCGGACGTGGTGAACGCGAGTTCGATGAGCGCGTTCACCGCGGCAAGTCCCAGGCCCCGGCCCTGACACGCGCGGTCGATCTGGTAGCCCAGTTCGCCGTGAAGCATGCGCCAGTTGACGCGAAGGCTTACCGTGCCGACCAGACCCGCGCCAGGCGCGTGAACCATCCAGCGATAGGCCTTGAATGCGCGGTTACGCAGGTCCCCGCCGACGGCGCCGAAGCGCATGGTCAACTCATCGAGCGTGAGATCGTCGTAGGGGTTGAACTGTTTCGCGACCGCATCGTGTCTCCACTTCCAGCACAACTCGGCGTGCTCGGGCCGGGCGGGCACGAGAGCCACCTGCGAGATGCCGGGGGTTGGCGGCGCCGAATCCATCTCATCCTCCTCCCAGCGCTTCGATACGCCCGCGCACATCGTCGAATTGCTGAGGGTTCAGTTGCTTGAGCGGGTCCAGGCGCATGTTCTCGTTGATTTCGAGCGTGCGCTCATAGGCCGACAGCGCCTCGCGGCCCCGGCCGGCTTCGTCGAGCATCTGCGCGAATGTGCGCTGCGCTTCGAGCCCGTTGGGATCGAGTCGGACGACCTTTTTCTGCCACTCGATGGCGCGAGCGAGCATCTCGGCATCGCCGGTGAACTGCTGCTGCTCATACCATCGCCGCGCGGCCATGGCGGCGGCATTAGCGTCGAGCGGCCGCCTGTTCGCAAGCTCCTCGGCCAATTGAATCGCAACCTGCGCGGCCTCATCGCGCATGGCCGGATCGCCGCGCTGCTCGTGCAGCGTCGCCAGGTGCATCCACAGGCGCGATGATTCGCGCCAGGCAATCGCATCCAGCGGCCGCAACGGCCGCGCTGCTTCGAGTTCGCGCAGTGCAGCCGTGACGCTCTCGACTTCGAGTCGCCGCAGCGCGTCGCTGATGGCGGCGCCTCCAGTGGCCAGCAGTCGCTGCACGCGCTGGCCGTCGTTGAGTTGTATCGCCGATCTGATTTCGCGCCAGGCTCCGGCCAGGTCGATCTCGATCCCCTGCTGCTGGAGTTGCATTTCCGCCTCCTGAAGCAGCGCGATGCGCTCATCGGCGCTGCGCGTGCGGCCGGCCTGATCGAGCGTCGAACGGACCCGCCCGATGCTCTCGAGCGATGCATGCGCCGTGCGCAGGTGATTCTGGATGCGCCCGATGGGCACGGCCACCAGGGCGCCGTGCGCGACGATCAGAGCCGCAAAGACCACAATCGCAGCGAAGGACGCGCTTCGAAGCGCCGGGCGAGGCGGCGCTCCCTGCGGCGCTCGCGCTGCGGCGGCGCCCAGCAGCAGCATGACGATGGCCGCCGAGCCGGGCTGCGTGAGCGTCATTTCGATCTGCGAATGCAGCAGCACGACCGTCAGCGCCGCCCAGACGGCCCATCGCAGCATGCCGAGCGAAACGGAGCGCACCAGCAGCGCGACCAGCGGCACCGTCGCCCCCAGGCCGATGAGCGACAGCGGCATGAGCAGCAGGTGGTAGTCGATGAGCAGCGCCCGCCGGTTGAGAACCCAGGCGCTGACTCCCGCGGCAACGGCGACCGCGAGGCCACACAGCGCCGCGAATTTGAGCCACGATTCGCGCGGCGCGGGCTGCACGTCGGCGCCCGGGGCCGGCTGCGCAGATTCCTCGGCTGCGGGTGGCGCGGTGGCGCCTGATGGCGCGGAGCGAGCGAGCAGGATCAGCACCAGCGCGATCCACGCCGCGGCCCAGATACCGATCCCGGCGAGCCAGTCGATGAAGACGCTGTGCGGGCTCATGACCTCTTCGGGGCTCAGCGCCGGCCGAACGAGCAGGTACGCATCCTGAAAGCCCGCCGGGCCGACGCCCGCCAGCGGGTGCGCCGAGAACATGCGGACGGCGCCGGACCAGTAGTGCCAGCGGAACAGGAGGCTGTACCCATCGACCTGCTGGAGGCCTTCGGGGAAGAGCATCCCGCGCAGCGCCGTCACGACCAGCGCCGCGGCAAGCAGGGCGAAGGTCACGGTTGCCGCGTGGGGCCGCACGTGCTGCTTCCAGCGCCGCGGCAACAGGCACATGGCGGCGAGGATGAGGCCGATCGCCGCCGCGCCTGCCGCGCCTTTGGAGAACGAGGCCGTCAGTCCCGCGAGCGCGGCCGCGGCCAGGAGGATCGCCACGCCGAGCCAGCCGCTTTGCAGTTTCGAGCGGGCCACAGCCAGAGCAGCGCCGACCCAGAATGCCGCGAGCATCGCCATCAGCGAGCCGTAGACGTTTGAAAGCGAAAGCCAGCCGGTGGCTTCGCGCTGGGTGAGGCGGCGCAGGTAGATTCCCGCCGCGCTCGATCCTGGTTCCCAGCCTTGAGATTCGAGCAGCGCTTCCCTGTTGTTCGCGAAGGAGGAGAGCGTGTCGTGGTATTCGATGGTGACCTGATACAGACCCTTGATCGCCAGCGGAATGGTGATGGCGACGGCAGCGCCGAGCAGCACGATGCGCCAGCGCACTTCGCGCGCCAGATGCATCGCGCCGACAGCCGTGCTCATGGCGCCGAACCATTGCGAGCCGGCGCGACACTGCTCGGCGTCACTCCACCCATGCCACGCCAGCACGGGTACAGGCGTGAGCAGCAGCACGAGCAGTTTGAAGTCGATGCTTCGACCATCGAGCGTCTCCGCCAGCAGCGCGCACAGGCAGCCGAGCAGCGCCAGCAGATCGAGCGTGACGGATCCCGCCGGCCCGAGCCCTTCGAGCGGCACGGGCAGTACGCGAGAATCGATCGCGAAAAACGGATCGACGGCGATGACCAGCAGCGTCCGCAGCACCGCCGGCGCGGCGAGCAGCACAAAGCCGCACCAGCGAAGCAAACCCGCCGCCTTCACGACCGCACTCCGCCGGCCGCCGCGGCGATCGACCGTTCGTACACCGCCAGAACGATGAGCAGGATGATGACCTGGGCCCCGGCGAGCGCGGCGACCCAGCCGTGTTCGAGATGCCCGAGGTAGATGCCGGTCAACCCGGTCGTGAGCGTGACGCCGTAGATCACCGCGAGCATCCGCCGCACGCTCAGGCCGCGCTTGACCAACCGGTGAGAGAAGTGCTGCTGATCGCCGACAAACGGGCTGCGTCCCTGGCTGAGCCGGATTGTAACGACCGCCAGCAGGTCGTAGATCGGCACGGCGAGGACGATAAGGGGCATGAAGACGCCGTACCACGCCGTCGCCGCATCGCCTTCAAAGTACGTCGTGCGGACCGTGAGGAAGCCGAGCAGGAAGCCGACGACGAGCGACCCGCCGTCTCCCATGAAGATGCTCGCCGGCGGAAAGTTGAACCAGAGAAACCCGAGAAGCGCGCCCACGAGCAGCGCGAGCATGGCGGCGATGAACCACTGGCCGTTAATCAACGCAGCGGCCAGAAACAGCGCCGCTGCGATGCACGACACCCCGCCGGCCAGCCCGTCCATGTTGTCCATGAAGTTGATCGCGTTCGTTACGACCACCAGCCAGAGTACCGTAAGCGCGATCGACGGCCAAGGGGCGAGTCCCGCCAGGCCCGGCGCCGTGTCGAGCAGCGTGAGCAGCCGGCTGGATGACGCGAGACCATCGGCAAAGTCGAACGGAATGAGCACCATAAACGTCGCCAGCGCGCACTGCGCTGCGAGTTTGGCCCACGGCCCCAGCGGGCGGCGATCATCGATGAGGCCCAGCACGTGCATGCCCACGAGCGCCAGCGCCAACGCGATCGCCATCGGCGTGCGCTCGATGATGCCCGGCAGGTGGGGCTGAAGGGATGGAGCGAGATCAACGATCGCGGACTCCGGCGCCAACCGAAGCGCGATCAGGCCGACGATCAGCGGCGCAAGTATCGCGATGGTGATCGCTACGCCGCCGATGTTGGGTATCGCCCGGATCTCCGCTTTGTGGTGTCCGGCGGCGCCGGGCGAATCGAGCCGGCCCAGGCGCGCCCCGACGGCCCTCAACCACCACGTGAGCGGCCAGGAAAGCGCGAGTGCGGCGGGAATCAGGCAGAGGACCGCGGCGATCACGGCCGCATTGTAGCCGCATCGGCCTTTGCTTCGGCTTGGCGTTTCACCAGCCCGCGGGAGCGCCGCCCTTGCGCGGGTCGCTTGCAGCGCTCCAGCCGACGCCGCTGCGCCGGATCAACTGGACGACGCCGACATCTTCGCGGCGGCCGATCTCGTGGCCGAACTCGCGCATGGCGTCCATCGTCGCCGAATCCGTCCAGCAGTCTTCGAACTGCAGTACGTCGGGCATCCACTGGTGGTGGAAGCGCGGCGCGCTGACGGCTTCGGGCGCCGACGAGTCGTGTAGAACGACGTCGAGCAGCGTCTGCAGCGTCGCGGAAATGATGCGCGGCCCGCCCGAGGCGCCGACGACAATTTCAACGCCGCCGTCCTCGCCGAGCACGATGGTCGGGGACATGCTCGACAGCGGCCACTTGCCGCCTTCGGGGAGGTTGCGCTGCGATTGCTGCAGGCCGAAGGCGTTGCGCTCACCGGGGATGGTGAGGAAGTCATCCATCTCGTTGTTGAGCATGAAGCCGTACTCCGGCACCGGCAGCAGCGAGCCGAACGAGAGGTTGATCGTCTCCGTACACGCAACGGCGTTGCCCCACTGATCGACCACGCCGAAGTGGCTGGTGCCTGTGTCGATGGGCAACTGCTCCCTGCTGCCGTAACTCCCGGGCGGCTGGGTGCGGCGCGGATCGATGCGCCTCGCGAGCACGTCGAGATAGGTATCGCTGATCAGGCTCGTGGCGGGTACGTTGGCGAAGCGCTCATCACCAAGCCACTCCGCCCGATCGGCAAAGGCGTGTTTCATGGCTTCGACGACGAGATGGATGTAGGGCGGCGACCCTGGCGCTGTCTCCTGGAGATCCGTCCAGCGCCGGTCGAGAATGCCCAGCGTCTCCAGCGTCGCGATCCCGCCGCTCGACGGCAGCGGCATCGCCAGCACGGTTCGGCCGCGGAACGTGCCGCGCAACGGCTGCGAGAGGCGCGGCTCGTATTGCGCAAGGTCTTCCGCCGACATCTGCGGGCACGTCGACGCGACGGCCTGACCGATCTCGCCTGCGTAGAAAACGGGAGCGCCGTCGCGCGCTATCAGCCGCAGCGTCCGCGCCAGTTCCGGCTGGCGCAGCGTCTGGCCGACCTTCGGCTCGCCGTCGAAGAGAAAGCGGTGGTAGAACCACTCGAATCGATCGGCCCCGACGAGATCGATCCACTCGGGGTGCTCGCGGATCTCGTCGATCACTTCCTGCGCGCTGGCAACGTAGTCGGCGTCGATGGCGAAGCCGTGTTCGGCAGCCTCGATGGCCGGCTTGAGCACGGTGGCGCGATCGAGCGTGCCGTAATTCTCGAGCGCGGTCATCAGCCCGGCGACAGTGCCGGGGACACCCACGGCGTGCGGGCCGTAGCGCGAAGCGCCGGGTGCATCGAGTTGCACGTAGTAGTCAGGTCCGACGGCGGCGGGCGCCGTTTCGCGATAGGTAATCGCCACGCTCTGCGAAGGCATCGGCGCATCGGAGGCGATGTGAACGAGCATGAATCCGCCGCCGCCGAGGCCGCAACTGTACGGCCGCACGACCGCCAGGCAGAAACTGGTGGCGACGGCGGCATCCACCGCATTGCCCCCGCGCCTGAGCATGTCGAGCCCCGCCTGCGAAGCAATGGCGTGATCGGCGGCGACGACGGCATGGGGGTAGACGCCGTCGGTAACAGTTGGAAACGGACGCAAGTTCGTCCCGCATCCGCCGAGCAGAAACATCACCACTGCCAACAGAAGGGGACTTGTCTTGGCGTGGCGCATGACGGGGCTCCGAGAGTATGTGGGGCACCCAAGTTGTACGGGGTGCGGGTGAGCGATGCCAGTGCCACGCTCACGCCAGTTGAGCGGACTCGATCTCCGAGAAATGGCGCAATAGCTCAAATCGAGCAGCTGAAGGCACACACCCGCGACGCCGCCCGGCTCGCTCAGCAACCGGTGCTACTCCGAACCGCCCACCAGGTGACGCCGCACAGGAGCCGAATTTCGGTTGCGAGCAGAGCTGCTGAACTCTACTTCCGCAACAGCCGCTCGAGGTAGTGGATGTCCAAATCGGCTTTGATGAAGCCTGAAAAGGCCATCAGGCGGCGGTGCAGGTCGATCGTCGTTGCGATGCCTTCCACACGAAACTCCCGCAACGCGCGGCTCATGCGCGCCAGCGCCGCCTTGCGGTCGTCGGCGTGCACAATCAGTTTGGCAATCAGCGAGTCGTAGTTCGGCGGCACGCGATAGCCGGCCACGCAATGCGTGTCCACGCGCACGCCCGGACCGCCCGGCACGTCGAATCGACGAATGTCGCCGGGGCTGGGCGCGAAGTTACGATCAGGATCCTCGGCATTGATGCGGCACTCGATCGAATGTCCGTTGATGGAAATGTGCTTCTGCTGGTACGGCAGTTTTTCCCCGGCGGCGACGAGGATGCCGGTCTTGACGATGTCCACGCCCGTGATCATCTCACTGATGGGATGCTCGACCTGCACGCGCGTGTTGACTTCGAGCATGTAGAAGTTCTGCTGCTCATCCATGAGGAATTCGACGGTGGCCGCGCCGGCGTACCGGGCCGACTGGATGAGCCTCGCCGCCGACTTGCACAGCGCTTCGCGCTTCGAGTTGTCCACGCCGGGCGCAGGCGCTTCTTCGATCAGCTTCTGATGGCGCCGCTGGGTGGAGCAGTCGCGGTCGTAGAGGTGGATCGCGTTGCCGTGCTTGTCGCCGATGACCTGCACTTCGACGTGGCGGGCTTTCTCCAGGAACTTCTCGATGTAGACGGTGCCGTCGCCGAATGCCGCCTGGGCTTCCTGCTGGGCGGCGTCGATGCCGGACTCAAGCGCCACGCGGTTGTGGGCGATGCGCATGCCGCGCCCGCCGCCGCCCGCGGAGGCCTTGATGATGACCGGGTAGCCGATCTCCTCGGCGAGTTTGACGGCTTCTTCCTTGCTCTCGATACCGCCGGGCGAACCGGGGAAAATCGGCACCTTGTTCGCCTTGGCGAGCTTCTTGCAGTTGATCTTGTCGCCGAGCTGGTTCATCGCCTCAGGCGAGGGGCCGATGAACTCGATCTGGCACGAACGGCAGACCTCCGCGAAATGCGAGTTCTCCGCGAGAAAGCCGTAGCCGGGATGGATCGCATCCACGTTGGCGACTTCGGCGGCCGAGATGATGCGCGGGATGTTGAGGTAGCTCTGCTTCGACGGCGGCGGGCCGATGCACACCGCGTCGTCGGCCAGCTCGAGATACGGCGCACCGCGGTCCGCCTCCGAAAACACGCACACCGACTGGATCCCCAATTCGCGCGCAGCGCGGATGATGCGGACGGCAATCTCACCTCGGTTGGCAATCAGGATGCGACTGAACATTGAACGGGACGCCTGGAAGTTGAGATTTGCGGAGTCGCCCACGAGCGGCGAGCACTCGACCGAATCGCGGGACGTAGACTGGGCGGTTGCGCGACGACGGCTATTTCATCCGGAAGAGCGGCTGACCGTATTCGACCGCGTCGCCGTCATTGACGAGCACTTCGGCAATCGTACCCCTGCACTCGGCCTTGATTTCGTTGAACACCTTCATCGCTTCGATGAGGCACACGACCGTCGAGTCGGAGACCTTGGCGCCGGCGCTGATGAACGGCTCAGCGTCGGGATTGGGCCTCGAATAGAACGTGCCGACCATCGGGCTCTTGATGACGTGTCCCTCGCCTCCGCCGGCGGCGTGTCGCGCAGACTCGGCCGCCGGTGCGGCGGGAGCGCCCTGCGGCTGCAGCGGCGCCGGCGCGGCGGCAAGCGGTGCGCTCGGCGTCACCTGCGGCACGGCGAATGCCCCGGCGCGGCGGATCGTCACACTCTGATCGCCGTCGGCGACATCGAGTTCGACGATCTCGTGGTCCACCATCATCTTGATCAGGTCTTCGATGGTCTTTCGGTCGATCATGGCTCTCGCTTACACCCCTGGTTGCAGATTCTCGTGCAGGCGACCATCCACCGATGACCGCCAACCCGCTAAAGAACTTTTGCACTCTCCGGCGACTTGGGCCAGTCGGACAGAACGCGGCAGCCTTTGTCTGTCACCAGCACGTCATCTTCGATGCGCACACCGCCGACGCCGGGCAGGTAGATGCCCGGCTCCACGGTCACGACCATGCCGGGCTCGAGCCGATCCTTGGCTCCGCTGCGAGGCGACATGCTCGGCGCTTCGTGAACATCCAGGCCGATGCCGTGTCCGAGGCCGTGGCCGTAGTAGTCGCCATATCCAGCGCCGTCGATGATCCGCCTCGCCGCGGCATCGACTTCCCGGCAGAGCGCGCCGCCGCGAATGGCGTCGATCGCCGCCAGTTGCGCTTCAAGCACGATTGGGTAGATCGCCTGGATCTTTTTCGGCATCGCACCCACGCCCCAGGCGCGCGTCATGTCCGAACAGTAGCCCTCCACCTTGGCGCCCCAGTCGATAAGCAGTGTACTGCCTCGCGTGAGTTTGGCCCGGCTGGATGGACGGTAGTGCGGCTTGGAACTGTTGGCCTTCGCGGACACGTTGGTGCCAAACGCCGAGCCTTCCGCGCCGCGCTGCTTCATCTCGTATTCGAGGCGTGCGGCGATCTCGGCCTCACTCTGGCCGATCTTCAAACTCGCAAGGGTCGCTTCCAGAGCCTGCTGCTGGCAACGAATGGCTTTTCGGATCAGCCCCAGTTCGACTTCATCCTTGATGACGCGCAGCTGACTGAACAGGCCGCTGGTCTCGACGATCTTGCGCGCCCCCACCGCTTTGGCCAGCGCGCGGCGGGTAGCCAGCGTTACGTGCTCGGACTGCACGCCGAGGCGATCAATTTTCAGATCGCCCGCGACCTCGCCGACCTTGTCGGCAATCGGCCCCTTGCGCAGCGCGATGTCCAGCCAGGCGCCCAGCGGCTCGATCTCCTCGGCAAACCGGCTGTCGCTGATGAGCACGAATTGGCGAGCCGTGACGATCGCGTAACTGTCTTCGCCGCTGAACGGCGTGAGGTAGCGGATGTCATGGGCGTTGGTGACCAGCAGCGCGTCGACGCCCGCCTTCTCGATGGCCCGCCGCAGCCGGGCGAGCCGGTCGGCGTAGTGGCGCGGCATGGAGGTTGGGCGGCTCGAGCGGGACGTCATTGAAGGGCGAGTATATCGAACGCCGTCGCCCGAGCCAATGTGGACATCCTGCGCCAACCACCACCACGACCGGGCGGGAGCGCCATGTTCCTGTGGCCCATTTCCGCCGTTCAGGACTTCTGATCGCCGGGCCGCACGTCGCGGCCGCCAAACAGTGAGTACAGCGCGGGCAAAATGAACAGCGTGAGCAGGTTGTCCGAGAGGATGCCGCCGATGACGACCGTGGCCAGCGGCCGCTGCACCTCCGCGCCGACGCCGGTGTTCAGAGCCATCGGCAGAAATCCGAGTGCGGCCACCAGCCCCGTCATGAGAATCGGCCGGAGGCGGATGAGGCGCGTTTGTTCGATTGCGTCGTCAATGGCCGCCCCGGCCGCGATGCGCTGGCGGATCGTGGACACGAGCACGAGTCCCGAGAGCATCGACACGCCTGAGACGGCAACAAATCCCACCGCCGCGGAGATCGTGAAGTCGAGGTCGCGCAGGAGCAGTGCCGCCACCCCGCCGAACGCCGCGAAAGGCGCGCCGGTGAGTACCAGCAGCGAATCGACCACGCTGCCGATGCTGAAGTAGAGCAGCAGCGCGATTGACGCGATGACGATTGGGATGATGATGAACAGGCGGCGGGTGGCACGATCGTAGTGCTCGAACTGTCCGCCAAAGGCGACGTAGTAGCCCGGCGGCATCGGCACGTCGGCGGTAATGCGCTCGCGCGCTTCGGCGACGAATCCGCCCAGGTCGCGACCGCGCACGTTGGTCTGGACGATGGTGCGGCGCTTGCCCCACTCGCGGTTGATCACGGTCGGACCGTCCACGATAGATACGCGCGCCAGACGGGCAAGCGGAAGCCGCCCGCCATCGGCCGTCGGCACGAGGATCTCGCCTACGGCGTCCGGGTCACCGCGATATCGATCCGGCAGTTCGAGGGTGAGATCAAAGCGGCGCTGGCCGTCACGGACGTGTCCAATGCGCACCTCGCCGAGCGCTTCGACGATTTCCAGCACGTGCCGCGCCGGAATGCCGTAACGGGCGATGGCGTCCTGATCGACGCGCACTTCGAGCACCGGCGCGCCGGTCACCTGCTCGACGGTGACGGAGTCGGCGCCTGGAATGGAGTCGACGATCGACTGCACCTGCGAAGCGACCGTCGCCAACTGTTCGATCTCATCCCCGAAGATCATGATTCCGACGTCGGCGCGAACGCCGGCGACCATCTCGTTCATGCGCATCTCGATGGGCTGGGTCATGATCGCCTTGATGCCCGGCAGCGACTGGAGATCCGCGAGGATCATCGCTGAGAGTTCGGCCTGCGATGTGGCGCGCGTCCAGCCTTCGCGCGGCCGGAGCGTGATGTAGACGTCGTTCTGCTCCAATCCCATCGGGTCGGTGGCGACGGCCGGCGTTCCCAGGCGGGTCCAGATGCGATCGATCTCGTCGGGATAGCGGTCAAGCAAAAACTGTTCGATGCCCGTGTTGTACTCGACGGACTGGTCGATCGAGACGCCGGCGAGCCGCACGATGTTGGCGGCGATGGCCTCCTCGTAGAGCCGCGGAATAAAAGCCGTGCCGAGGCGCCCCGCCAGCATCACGCCCAGCGCGACGACCAGCACACCGAAGGCGGCGACGAGCAAGCGAAACCGGAGCGCCACGTGGATGAATGGCCGGTACACCCACTGCATGGCGCGAACGAGCCAGTTCTCGCGCTCATGCATGCGCCGGCTGATGAGGAGACTGCACAGGACCGGCGTCAGCGTTAGCGAGAAGATGAGCGAACTGAGAAGCGCGAACACGACGGTGAGCGCCATGGGGCGGAACATCTTGCCCTCGACGCCTTCGAGCAGCAGGATGGGCAGGAAGACGACCATGATGATCAGTTCGCCGAACATCGTCGGTTTGCGCACTTCAATCGAAGCGTCGCGCACGATATCGAGTATCGGGGTCTTCGCACCCGCGTCGTTGTCGTGCCCGATGCGCCGGACGCAGTTCTCCACGATGATGACCGAACTGTCCACGACGAGGCCGAAGTCAATGGCGCCAAGGCTGAGCAGGCTGGCGGCAATGCCGAACTGCATCATCATCGAGAACGAGAAGAGCATGGCCAGCGGAATCGCCAGCGCGACGATCAGCCCTGCGCGAAGATTGCCCAGAAACATGAACAGCACGGCGACGACGAAGAGCGCGCCCAGAAGCAGGTTCTCGGTCACGGTGTGAATGACGTGATCGACGAGGTACGTCCGCCGGTAGACCACCTCCACACCCACGTTGTCCGGCAGGATCGAGCGGATCTCTTCGAGTCGCTCCTCCAGCCGGCTCGTGACTTCATGGCTGTTCTCATCCATGAGCATGAAACCCAGCCCGAGAACGACTTCGCCGCTGCCCTGAGCCGTGACGGCGCCGCGCCGGATCTCATGGCCCTCGCGCACCTCGGCCACGTCGCGCACGCGCACCGGCGTGCCGCCTTCGGCCTTGATGACCGCATTGGCGATCTGATCCAGCGTCGTGGTCAGCGCCAGCCCGTGCACCATCATCGACTCGCCGCCGCGCGTGACCTGCCCGCCGCCGACGCTGGCGTTATTCACTTCGAGCGCCGCGGCGATTTCGTCGAGCGTGAGTTTGAACTTGATCAGTTGCGCCGGCTCGACGACGACCTCGAACTGCTTGACCAGGCCTCCCCATGTGTTCACTTCGGCAACGCCGGGCACCTGCCTCAGTTGCGGCGCGATGATCCAATCCTGCGCCGTCGTCAGTTCGGTGAGGCTTGCCGGGCTCTCGCCCTTGCCGACGACGAGGTAGTGGAAGACCTCTCCCAACCCGGTCGCCACCGGGCCCATTTCGGGTCGCTCGATCCCCTCAGGCAATTGAATGCCGCTGAGCCGCTCGTTGATCAACTGTCGCGCAAAATAGATGTCTACTCCGTCGTCAAACGTGACGGTGACCTGCGACAAGCCGAACTTTGATATCGATCGGACACCGGAGAGGCCGGGAAGGCCGGAGATGGCGACTTCGACCGGAAACGTGATCTGCTGCTCGATCTCTTCGGGCGAGAGCGCCGGCGCCACGGTGTTGATCTGCACCTGCACCGGCGTGGTGTCAGGGAACGCATCGATGGGCAGATGCGCCATCGAGTACACCCCCC
It contains:
- a CDS encoding efflux RND transporter permease subunit, producing the protein MLNWIIDWSLRHRLLVILGTLVFVAWGVYSMAHLPIDAFPDTTPVQVQINTVAPALSPEEIEQQITFPVEVAISGLPGLSGVRSISKFGLSQVTVTFDDGVDIYFARQLINERLSGIQLPEGIERPEMGPVATGLGEVFHYLVVGKGESPASLTELTTAQDWIIAPQLRQVPGVAEVNTWGGLVKQFEVVVEPAQLIKFKLTLDEIAAALEVNNASVGGGQVTRGGESMMVHGLALTTTLDQIANAVIKAEGGTPVRVRDVAEVREGHEIRRGAVTAQGSGEVVLGLGFMLMDENSHEVTSRLEERLEEIRSILPDNVGVEVVYRRTYLVDHVIHTVTENLLLGALFVVAVLFMFLGNLRAGLIVALAIPLAMLFSFSMMMQFGIAASLLSLGAIDFGLVVDSSVIIVENCVRRIGHDNDAGAKTPILDIVRDASIEVRKPTMFGELIIMVVFLPILLLEGVEGKMFRPMALTVVFALLSSLIFSLTLTPVLCSLLISRRMHERENWLVRAMQWVYRPFIHVALRFRLLVAAFGVLVVALGVMLAGRLGTAFIPRLYEEAIAANIVRLAGVSIDQSVEYNTGIEQFLLDRYPDEIDRIWTRLGTPAVATDPMGLEQNDVYITLRPREGWTRATSQAELSAMILADLQSLPGIKAIMTQPIEMRMNEMVAGVRADVGIMIFGDEIEQLATVASQVQSIVDSIPGADSVTVEQVTGAPVLEVRVDQDAIARYGIPARHVLEIVEALGEVRIGHVRDGQRRFDLTLELPDRYRGDPDAVGEILVPTADGGRLPLARLARVSIVDGPTVINREWGKRRTIVQTNVRGRDLGGFVAEARERITADVPMPPGYYVAFGGQFEHYDRATRRLFIIIPIVIASIALLLYFSIGSVVDSLLVLTGAPFAAFGGVAALLLRDLDFTISAAVGFVAVSGVSMLSGLVLVSTIRQRIAAGAAIDDAIEQTRLIRLRPILMTGLVAALGFLPMALNTGVGAEVQRPLATVVIGGILSDNLLTLFILPALYSLFGGRDVRPGDQKS